The genomic interval gccgaaagtcgagctaccgaaaccctagaacctctctttctcggttgtaagtccaagaaaacgaaggtgagttgctactcacctgcagtaggatagctccgaggtttatttcttGTTAATTTCTTTGTTTCCGAAGTTTTGCTTCCGGTTGAAGttgctgccgagaatctcaaagaaaggagattgatttgtttgtttagcatgTGGTTTGGTTTCTTCAGGCTTTGTAGTTAGGAATTCGGATTCCTTTTTGATGTAGATCTTCCTGTTGGGATCATAATGGGCATGTTTAGTTCATGTGGAGTTTTACAGATTTCTTGAGATTTTTACTACTAGGAAAGGAACATGAGATAGTATAGATTTATCTTTTCTTTAGCATCTAGTTTGGTTATGGTTTGTAGCCATGCTCTATAAAGGTTTTGGGAGTAGTTAACATAAGTAGGTAATAATGAATTAGTTTGTTTCATGCTCTGCTTGGGTTAATAATACCATGTGCTATAGATGCCATGCTTAAACTTTTCTTTAGTTTAGTTTGGAACAGATTTAATAGAATCATTAACCTCACTTTTAGTTCTCCTAGTAGCAGATATAAAGTCATGTGGTTCTTCCTTCTAAAGTTAATTCTAATTCAGTAGGAAAGGAATAAGAACAGCCGGTATCTTAGCAATCCAGTTTTGACCAAGTTGTAACAGGCTTAAAGGTTATGATTTTCTTATAAAAGTgtagctgtgaataagttttataTTAGTATTGTTTTAGTTTTACAGTCAGTTTAAATTGGTTGTGTAGCCTTGCAAATCTTGGGTTGTAGTTTTAAGTCATTGTTTGAGTAATGTAGTTCAAATTCCAGAATTTACTTATGTCAAATTGGAGCATGAAGTTTAGATATGCAGattcatgttttttttctttGGTTAAGCTTTTCAAGTTTAGAGTTGTTTAAGCATATCAGATTTAGAATCTGTTTAAACATTTTCGTTTTGTAGAAGCATTCCTTTATTGGAAATATTAATAAgcattgtagtgcagaattttgtaacattcacagcgcagatttgtattagtcttatatgcagattttctagttttcatttgctattattgagcatgtgcagtttttaattgctatgagttgagcatgatcagttttctttattactagatacacatgagcagtttctttagtttttatttgctattttaataagcatgaacaaccatgtattctagtgggaaaataagagttttatcaaattcttttagaagcataaacaagtaaaaagaaagaaaaaagaaaagaaagaaaaggccaaggccttaagtaaatcccaaagtcaagattttagggtttttagcacacaaggtgcttattaatatgccaaggcatttaaagaagtaaataagataataagtattttacttttaaagggcatgtaccggacacaaggtccaagggatgggctccaagttgcccctaggcaaaaggcctagaagtatcttagtagtttcgagattagctacctcgattcttattaagaatgcgcgcaaagtggtacaatgccgggcccaagagaagttgattattattttcaagtattaaagtataaattttaaacaaatgaaataaaagaataaatttagagtAAAGGAAGTAAGTTTCACGTTGTTTTAAAGATCAACAAGTTTAGccttcttttatgctagcagcttttacatatttagtttcttacatattatttatttgctagttgatgagcatgtttagctttatatgatagcatttcagttagtttgctttcttttattagtttatgagcatgataaactacacatgtttagtatttcagttagcatgattcttttgctatatatgagcatgagtagttttatatgttagcattcagttttagcatgtttttatttatatacatgcatattgagtttttgtgagtagatagcgctcactaagctttatgcttatagactgcatttcctcctactgcagataaaggaaaagctaaggtatgaaaggaaggcgacaaggtggtggtgatgaaggtgtgtgatggctggactatggagagatcaagagaTTGCTATGGAGtgttaaaacttacctgattagagtttccttttcttttctccttaatgctatgatgaagttgagattgtaattgagtctattccgcactttgttatgttttattgttggagtattatctgtttactattgctagagtagtttcattcttcttattgagttattatactgcgtggttgagtgattatatgttccagccgcctgtggctgagtatacactgtttgtattgttgatttggtcaccggtacaggggagattctgccgaaatttttcggtagggttttcctagagatttttaataaaccggttaagtagagttagtagataagtaacggtcattcttagagagtagtagtagtagtaagaagggtggtcgttacactccatacttggacttttcccgtgccaagctctctgcttggacttttcaccagatgtctggtcaatcttgacccatctggatttcccttgcctggtttcactcaccaggactttccaactgcctgacttcactcaccaggactttcacaactgcctggcttcactcaccaggactttcccactgtttggcttcactcaccaggactttcaccaactgcttggcttcactcaccaggactttcccactgcctggcttcactcaccgggactttcactttcacctagcttcactcactagggttttcacctggcttcactcaccaggatttccaatctgcctggcttcactcaccaggacttttccgtctgcctggcttcactcaccaggactttcaagtcaagtatccggtcaatcttgacctacttgactcttcttcattcaacctgatcagaccctgatcagtatctctccgcatggacaactgcacctgcattgtccatgtctacatgtctttctgtattgtcaaacatcgaaaccatgaccaaggtttacgcttggtcaactaggtcaaccttgacttactggaaattgcaccaacagttaaagcatgacatactgaagttacatggcataaacactgaaacatggcatgcataataaaatctaagcatggagctatctcatggtatcaactaggagaaactaaactgaaactgaaactgagctaaaactgagctagtgctgaacttaaactataatcacataactaggttatgaatttgaaagctattatcctaataagtgaaaatagtaatcatactgctgtttgggcccgacaactgtatttgctgtgcgcgcatccctaattagacccgggtttgcaagtcccgcatttagtagggtttactaggttatctgaacctagggacgactgtgggagcccaacccaatggacatctggtccagtacagtgccactgaaaataaaatactgatatagctgaatttacttatcttgctattactaggttatctgaacctagtgctagattgtctgaacctagaggcgactgtgggagcccacccattggaccgtagtcccatgaaagctgtagtaaggctaactaagctattttaaatgcttctattgcatttactgagctattaaaaatgcctaagttgcattctactgagctaatcatttaatcgaatatctagtgtgcttaaactctcccctctattagggagactacctctaggcacccgacaacatctaagacctccaactgaagggggaaagacgtgtccgacccatctaaaggtactcactaaatccctaaacctgcgaggagggttaaatacaccctatttgtcgaaaaatctgcatataactaactaatgcatagaaaaccaaatggaagctacttatactgcaggtgaggggtttcttacctcctgtgctagatttcttacaaatctaagcgctagttttccggtggagaccatcatttcgacgatcttctcgcatctatgcgttcttctcgcggagaggaacgtcctcgtgtcggagtcgtcgccggagggTGTCCTTGGGACCCTTGGGGCGGAACCCTAAgctcccttgtggttggcgccgagagaaagagaggaagaaggaggggcggcggtgagggttggaggggaggagaagttgccgaaccaaacaaaaataaaccaaaccccacttaaactttctctttatattaagtgggtaactcggcccaacttaaatataaatataattgattcccctttctttcagcacgaccctgctgggttcaactggttacttaagcggtctaaaggtttagcggacctgagaggtcccgggttcgattcccgcttaagctatctattttacttttctaattatttttgttacttccgctactctaaaaattccggaaaaatatctaaaaattccagaataattatagaatatttctaatatagttttgagaatttttcgagcGTTACAAAACACCACCACTAGCAATCTAATTTTATAACCAAATCGTGTCAAACAATGTCATCatgataatttaaaatcatttaagtgtgcatatcaaacttattttatatatattgtttacttACTAACCTGTTCTGGATGATTTTGTTGTCTCATACTTTGTAAAAACATAgacctcatttcttgcatttctagTTGATTTTGTTGCCTCATTTCCTGCATTTGTTGTTGAACATTTTGTACTATAGTTTGAAGTTGTTGAACCATTCCATTTTGTTGCATTGAAGCTCCAACTTTCGATGGTGTTACTCCAAAGCCCATTCCACGCACTCTACCCCGAGCTTCATTGCCAAACACAATGCTAATTGCATCATCAACAATATTAGTTTTGTTTTGAGATTCGGGTGgacattctaatatttttttctgcaacaaaaaataactttcaatatattatcattaatataatAGATGACTATACTGAACATTAACATATAATGCATGTAAATGAAATCAACATATAATGCACGTAGTTTAATAAAATCACATGTACGTACTTCAACAAAAGATCTAATAGGTTGTTTTAGATAATTATTCTAAGAAATTGGTATAGGCTCAGTAGCACATCTATGTTTATGCAAATAGATGACTATACTGAGTTTGGCTTTTTGCAAGATGGTGTTCAGATTCTATATATGGAAAATAGAGCCTTACTGAGACTACTTTAACACTAATGCTTCTGTTGTTCAATATTGAATAGTTACTGAAACCAAGAATGCCAATCCAATTCGAACCACATAATAACTAAAGGTCAAATACAAAATGTAGGACCAAACGTTAACTCTAACATATCCACATTGACATTAGTTCTAACAAGAATCACATTATCATGGTTTGAGGAGATACTATTCTCATGTTCATCCAAGATTTCTGACAATTTGCTCACAAAAGCTGCCAAAATCTACCGACTAAGCATGATGTATATTCTCACAAGTCCCTAAAAGCTTTGGTGACTGTGTGCATATGTATTACAGTCAAAACTTCCTACTTTGGTATGTTCTCTTCATTTGCAAGTTGAAACTACTTGATTAGCCTTACCGTCGAATTGTTTGCAGCATACAGAAAGACCCTAAGCAACGCCTGTCATCCTTGGAGCTCCTGGTCAGTGGTTCGGTAATTCTTTTTTGTTCGCTGTAATGTTCGAGAAATTGATAGATTCTAACTGAATTTTCAGAGTCATCCTTCCATCAAAAAATTTGAGGACAAGGACATCGATCTGGCAATCCTTGTTGGCAGCTTAGATCCTCCTGTAAACTTAGATGAGTGATGTTAATGCTATCATTTCTTAGTGTTGGTATGTGTACAATCCAAATTGTGATTGGATTGCTGGGGAAAACTCGTTGACATCAAACAACCCCTTTATATGAACCAAAGCGCTGCTTAGAAAACCAGAATGATCCAAATTGTGACTGGATTGCTGGGGAAAACTCGTTGCTTCATTTGATAAGGTCATGATGCAAAGCAGAACAATTAGAGCTATGTATTGTATGGTTTCGTTAACATTCTTGGTCATATCTTAGATCCAAGTAATAGGTAAGGAGTTATAGAAAAAACAAGATTAGTGGAATACTTGCTTAACATGATAAAAGTCTTTCTACAGAGACATTGGTAAGAGTATAAATGGAGATCTTAAGTATAAATGCTTATGAAAAACCATATCAATGGaataaaatttcaaagaaatctAAAATGAATGAGCATGCTTACCATTTTCTCTCCAACGGCTTGAGTACTGGGCTCCCCATTTTTTCTCTTGTGACCTTCAATCCAAACTTGCGATCTCGTAATTTTTGTATCCATCGGACTTGTCTTTtccttaaatataaaaatatatacaaaatcattACAGCATAACTTAAAAGATGCATATATCATTAATTATTacttaaattataataaattaaaaataattaccatAATGTGAGTCAAACGAGCATAGCCCCTCCGACTCATTGTGTGAATGTGGTCTTGTTTTTCCCTCATTGCTCTAAATCTTGCACTCTTTTCCTAAGATTAGTCAAAATCGCATAATCAAACTCTCCAACATATTAAAACTTAGTAGTCTCTTACCCAACCATAGCATTAGAATAAATTCAATGCATTCCCATCCAACTCATGGTCTAAGTGAATAAATACTTACTTGAAAGGTAGATGATAATGTCCTCTGTACAAACAAGTCCCACTGATTTTGGTCCATAAATTCAGGCTTCAACAAACTGAGATCTCGTGAAGCCACTCGACTTGTATTAGCTTCTCGTACAAGTATTTGCAATTTGGATTTTCTATCACGCCACAATTTagctaacttttgaaaaattgttttcTTTTCCCAATCCTCAACTTTATAAGTCATCTGCACATTTAATAACACAAAAATATGTCTACATTTTGTTAtaaaaatggaaatgaaaaattAAGTAACTAAATATATTACTTGAAGACAACTCCACATCCTATCTTTCACTTCttcatcaatatcactccatccaTCTAATGTATATGGCACAAATTCCTTTATCATGCAACCTAGGAAAGAAGCGTACTTCACTGAATTATCTCCAATCGGCTGACCAAACTCATTACGCTCCAGCTCTTTGCGCTTGTCTTGGCCGCTAACCATTTTCAACTTTGACGCACCCCGTCCTTTTTTCTTATCAATTTTCTCATCAGCAATTGGTTCTTTACCATGCAAATCTTCTGATGAATTAGCTGAATTGTTAGAGTCCATTCTCGATAACTTATTAGTTATATTTTCCTGTTAAATAGCAAAAAGAGATATTGAAATGTCTTTAGTAAAATAAACCAAGATTTAAAATAGAATACAATATCACCTGAATTTCAGCTACAGATCCTTTGCCACGTTTTTTAACCATTTTACTCATCCTTTGAAAGCTATGTAATGACCTGGTCAAACATGTAATATGACATGATGCATTGCTGAAAATAAATAAGCAGACAAATATATTGAAATGCTAAATAAAGAGTTATGCAATTATTGATAAGAAcatgtatcaatcaaaataaataactataaaatataTAGTTGAAAATGTCCATCATGTCTCAATCACATAAATTCCCTCACACTCATTCCTTGAGTACGGTTCTTTCTCAGTAATGTTAATCTCAAGTTGGGATACATCAAGAGGTGTTGATGACGTATAAGCATCTTCTTCAAGCACGTTCATGTTATGAATACCTCGAGGCGGCGCTTTTAGCAACAcataccaatttgattcatcattatccctagaatagaatacttgctttgcttgtgatgctaaaatgaaaggatcaCTTTCAAAAGTTTTTAGTCCTTGATGTAAGTTGACCAGTGTAAAACCATCTTCAATTTTGATACCAGTTCCAGGATTGGCCCAATCACATCTAAAAACAGGCACTTTAAAAGAATAGTAATCTAGCAAAATAATATCTCTAATAATTCCATAGTATGATAATCTTCCAACTGTATGTGAATTGTCATTAGCAGTAGATTGATAAATAGTATCGGCTTCAATTGAAACACCACTATCTTGTGTCGACCTTCCAACATTAATTGTGTGGAACCGATATCCATTTACAATATATCCTGTATAAGATGTAACGTGCTTTCTAGGACCATGTGCTAGCCATTGAATTCAACCTGAAGAGTTAACAGAAACCTGTTTTGATAACCATTCAGCAAATGTTTCCATATGTTTCTTTTGTAACAATGTTTCATTACTTGAGAAACGATGATTTGTTTGTTTAAGCTCGTCAAGGTGCATCCTATTTAAAATCATTGAAGGGAGATGTTAGAATACATAATAAATGTAATAGATCACGACTAACAATATGAAATTAACTACACTCACTGTAAGTAAGGTTCAACTTCTGCACTATTGAATAATATATATCGATGTGCAACTTGCAACACGTGGTCCTCtaaaatcttttctttccctttagaaATTGGGCGACCTTCTAATAATCCATCTTCCAAATCATCATTCCTATTAGAACGAACACCAATACTATAAGCCTTTTTTATATAAGCACTACAAAATATCATTCGTTCTTTTGCGAGGTAACACTCAGCTATGCATCCTTCTGGTCTTGCCCGGTTCTTCACATACCCTTTTAGTGTTTTCATAAATCTAAATCACAAAGCAAAATTCAAATGAAAGAAGtgtttaataaaatataaattattttataatattaaaattatcaaaaataataataattatttattacctttcaaatggatacatccaacgGAATTGGACTGGTCCACACAAACGAGCCTCTCTTGCTAAATGAATTGTTAAGTGAACCGAGATGGTAAAGAAAGTAGGTGGAAAATACCTTTCCAACATGCATAGAATTTCAGCAATATTCTCCTCGAGTTCTTCTAAACGGTTCCGGTCTAATACTCTTTGACATAATTCATTGTAAAATGCACCCAACATAAATATAGCATTACGTGGACCTTTCGGTAGAAGATTTCTCAATGCTACTgatagcaattgttgcattagaaTATGACAATCATGAGATTTCAGCCCAATAAGATTACGCTCTTCTACAGAAACACAGTTACCAATATTTGAACTATATCCATCGGgtaactttattttcttcaaccTAGAGCAAAACACATCCATTTCTTTTCTAGATAATGTGTACGGTGCAGCGggcaaatgatatttattttctcctttttcttgaggATGTAATTCTTGTCTAATTTTTAAGTCTACCAAATCTTTGCGAGCATTCACACCATCTTTGGATTTTGTCTTTAAGTTTAACAATGTGCCTATGATATTCTCGCAAACATTcttttcaacatgcatcacatctaagttATGACGTAGTAAGAGGCCCTAAAGGTAAACATCAACATGATTTATAGTTAGTTCAGAATATTAGAACAtaatttaggaaaaaaaaataacaaattgtAAAAGCTAATGAATACAGTGAAAAATAACTTACACTCCAATATGGCAGattgaaaaaaattgattttttcttCCACCTTCGAACTGGTTTTTGTACCTCTTTTGAACTCTCCtgtttcttcctctttttcctcaaaGTGTTGACAGTCTCACcctttttctttttaccccagtcATTTTCAATATCTTTCAATGCATTGATAATTTCTAACCCATTCAAAAGTCTAGGTTTCCCTTTACTCTCCTTTTCCCCATTAAACCACTTTTTTTTTCTGACGAAATGGATGATTAGGAGAAAGAAATCTCCTGTGGCCTAAGTATGCAAACTTTCTACTATATTTAAGCCACATAGAACATGTGTCTGCACCACATATTGGGCAACCAAATTTTCCTTTTGTGGCACATCCAGCTAGATTTCCGTAAGCtgaaaaatcattgattgtccacatcaaaataaccttcagGTTGAATATTGACTTGCTAAATGCATCATATGCCTCCACTCCTGTGTCCCACAACTCCTTTAAATCCTCCACAAGGGGTTCCAAGTATACATCTATATCATTTCCCGGTTGCTTTGGACCTGGAATCAGTAATGTCAGCATAAGATTTTCCTTTGTCATGCACATCAATGGAGGAAGGTTATAATTGACCaaaataactggccaacaactatatctgGAACTAAGGTCACCAAAAGGATTGAATCCATCTGTCGCAAGACCAAGGCGGAGATTTCTAGGATCTGATGCACAATCTGGCCACTTATGATCTATTGTATGCCAAGCCACTGAATCAACTGGATGACGCATCATATGATCTTGACTTTTATGGTTCGAGTGCCAAATcaactcttcagccttttcttttgatttaaacATCCTTTTCAATCTTGGTATCACTGGAAAATATCGTAGGACCTTCTCAGGAACTCCTTTACAAACTTTGGTGGTGGCTTTGTCTATCTTCCATCTTGAGGAACCACACTTTGGACATGAGTCCAAATATTTAAActcttttctaaatagacaacaaTCATTTGGGCAAGCATGAATT from Zingiber officinale cultivar Zhangliang chromosome 6B, Zo_v1.1, whole genome shotgun sequence carries:
- the LOC121992251 gene encoding uncharacterized protein LOC121992251 isoform X1; the encoded protein is MSKMVKKRGKGSVAEIQENITNKLSRMDSNNSANSSEDLHGKEPIADEKIDKKKGRGASKLKMVSGQDKRKELERNEFGQPIGDNSVKYASFLGCMIKEFVPYTLDGWSDIDEEVKDRMWSCLQMTYKVEDWEKKTIFQKLAKLWRDRKSKLQILVREANTSRVASRDLSLLKPEFMDQNQWDLFVQRTLSSTFQEKSARFRAMREKQDHIHTMSRRGYARLTHIMEKTSPMDTKITRSQVWIEGHKRKNGEPSTQAVGEKMKKILECPPESQNKTNIVDDAISIVFGNEARGRVRGMGFGVTPSKVGASMQQNGMVQQLQTIVQNVQQQMQEMRQQNQLEMQEMRSMFLQSMRQQNHPEQIKVKGKWISRGS
- the LOC121992251 gene encoding uncharacterized protein LOC121992251 isoform X2 is translated as MSKMVKKRGKGSVAEIQENITNKLSRMDSNNSANSSEDLHGKEPIADEKIDKKKGRGASKLKMVSGQDKRKELERNEFGQPIGDNSVKYASFLGCMIKEFVPYTLDGWSDIDEEVKDRMWSCLQMTYKVEDWEKKTIFQKLAKLWRDRKSKLQILVREANTSRVASRDLSLLKPEFMDQNQWDLFVQRTLSSTFQEKSARFRAMREKQDHIHTMSRRGYARLTHIMEKTSPMDTKITRSQVWIEGHKRKNGEPSTQAVGEKMKKILECPPESQNKTNIVDDAISIVFGNEARGRVRGMGFGVTPSKVGASMQQNGMVQQLQTIVQNVQQQMQEMRQQNQLEMQEMRSMFLQSMRQQNHPEQLLHTHDIPPSC
- the LOC121992251 gene encoding uncharacterized protein LOC121992251 isoform X4 translates to MSKMVKKRGKGSVAEIQENITNKLSRMDSNNSANSSEDLHGKEPIADEKIDKKKGRGASKLKMVSGQDKRKELERNEFGQPIGDNSVKYASFLGCMIKEFVPYTLDGWSDIDEEVKDRMWSCLQMTYKVEDWEKKTIFQKLAKLWRDRKSKLQILVREANTSRVASRDLSLLKPEFMDQNQWDLFVQRTLSSTFQEKSARFRAMREKQDHIHTMSRRGYARLTHIMEKTSPMDTKITRSQVWIEGHKRKNGEPSTQAVGEKMLLHTHDIPPSC
- the LOC121992251 gene encoding uncharacterized protein LOC121992251 isoform X3, with amino-acid sequence MSKMVKKRGKGSVAEIQENITNKLSRMDSNNSANSSEDLHGKEPIADEKIDKKKGRGASKLKMVSGQDKRKELERNEFGQPIGDNSVKYASFLGCMIKEFVPYTLDGWSDIDEEVKDRMWSCLQMTYKVEDWEKKTIFQKLAKLWRDRKSKLQILVREANTSRVASRDLSLLKPEFMDQNQWDLFVQRTLSSTFQEKSARFRAMREKQDHIHTMSRRGYARLTHIMEKTSPMDTKITRSQVWIEGHKRKNGEPSTQAVGEKMIKVKGKWISRGS